A genomic segment from Streptomyces sp. NBC_00459 encodes:
- a CDS encoding S1 family peptidase, translated as MKHRRISRRRATVVGAGITALVAAGVTFQSANASEVGKTPEPRVLSVPAAGKVASTLGKDLGTDVAGTYYDAKTKNLVVNVLDEAAARTVESAGARARLVENSVAELDSARTTLKRDATIPGTSWAVDPTANKVVVTADRTVSAAEWARLTKVVDGLGGTAELQRTKGEFRTFIAGGDAITGGGGRCSLGFNVVKGGEPYFLTAGHCTEAISTWSDSSGVIGQNESSSFPGNDYGLVKYTADVAHPSQVNLYNGSSQRITGAASATVGQSVTRSGSTTQVHSGTVTGLNATVNYGNGDIVNGLIQTDVCAEPGDSGGSLFSGSSAIGLTSGGSGDCSAGGETFFQPVTEALSATGTQIG; from the coding sequence TTGAAGCACCGACGCATATCCAGGCGCCGTGCCACCGTGGTAGGTGCGGGCATCACCGCACTCGTCGCCGCCGGAGTGACCTTCCAGAGTGCGAACGCGAGTGAGGTCGGCAAGACCCCCGAACCCAGGGTCCTTTCAGTGCCGGCGGCCGGAAAGGTCGCCTCTACGCTCGGCAAGGACCTCGGCACCGACGTCGCGGGAACGTACTACGACGCGAAGACGAAGAACCTCGTCGTCAACGTGCTCGACGAAGCGGCGGCCCGGACGGTCGAGTCGGCCGGCGCCAGAGCGCGGCTCGTCGAGAACTCGGTCGCCGAACTCGACAGCGCCCGTACGACCCTGAAGCGGGACGCGACCATCCCCGGCACCTCGTGGGCGGTCGACCCGACGGCCAACAAGGTCGTCGTCACCGCCGACCGCACGGTGTCAGCGGCCGAGTGGGCCAGGCTCACCAAGGTCGTCGACGGACTCGGTGGCACGGCCGAACTCCAGCGTACGAAGGGGGAGTTCAGGACCTTCATCGCCGGCGGCGACGCGATCACCGGTGGCGGTGGCCGCTGCTCCCTCGGCTTCAACGTGGTCAAGGGCGGCGAGCCGTACTTCCTGACCGCCGGGCACTGCACCGAGGCGATCTCGACATGGTCCGACTCGTCCGGTGTGATCGGCCAGAACGAGTCGTCCAGCTTCCCCGGCAACGACTACGGCCTGGTCAAGTACACGGCCGACGTCGCCCACCCGAGCCAGGTCAACCTCTACAACGGCAGCTCCCAGCGGATCACCGGCGCAGCCTCGGCCACCGTCGGCCAGTCGGTGACCCGCAGCGGCTCCACGACCCAGGTGCACTCCGGCACGGTCACCGGTCTGAACGCGACCGTGAACTACGGCAACGGCGACATCGTCAACGGGCTCATCCAGACCGACGTCTGTGCCGAGCCCGGCGACAGCGGCGGCTCGCTCTTCTCGGGCAGCAGTGCGATCGGCCTCACCTCCGGTGGCAGCGGTGACTGCAGCGCGGGCGGGGAGACCTTCTTCCAGCCGGTCACGGAGGCGCTGTCGGCCACCGGTACACAGATCGGCTGA
- a CDS encoding LLM class flavin-dependent oxidoreductase produces the protein MTSTHGRGLLHLAAAVDQPVAGPQALFDADLYVESARLAESGGLDFVTLGDSFARPGPDALGVLARVAPATARIGLVPTVTTTHTEPFHVQAAVATLDWVSGGRAGWQLDVSATEAEARLFGRRRAVPGDELWREAGEVADVAARLWDSREDDAELRDVAAGRFVDRGKLHHVDFEGATFSVKGPSTVPRPPQGHPVRLVDATEGQARQTAARYADVVLVRAVSAAQAGAVRDELRVAAKDLGRDPDELRVLASLVVDLGGGEHAAEPGHGGGGPRPSVHGPLYRGGPVDLAELITTWHTSGVVDGFHLVPAEPRRDLERLVNGTVALLQHRSLFRTFYPGRTLREHLGLARPVNQYAGPVVAAGGAS, from the coding sequence ATGACCTCAACGCACGGCCGGGGGCTGCTGCACCTGGCCGCCGCCGTCGACCAACCCGTGGCCGGCCCACAGGCCCTGTTCGACGCCGACCTGTACGTCGAGTCGGCGCGGCTCGCCGAGAGCGGCGGGCTCGACTTCGTGACGCTCGGCGACTCCTTCGCGCGCCCCGGTCCTGACGCGCTCGGTGTGCTCGCCCGGGTCGCACCCGCCACCGCGCGGATCGGTCTGGTGCCCACCGTGACCACCACACACACCGAGCCCTTCCACGTCCAGGCTGCGGTGGCGACCCTCGACTGGGTCAGCGGCGGCCGGGCCGGCTGGCAGCTGGACGTGTCGGCGACCGAGGCCGAGGCCCGGCTCTTCGGCCGTCGCCGCGCCGTACCCGGCGACGAGTTGTGGCGGGAGGCCGGTGAGGTCGCCGACGTGGCAGCCCGGTTGTGGGACAGCAGGGAGGACGATGCCGAGCTGCGGGACGTGGCCGCCGGCCGCTTCGTCGACCGGGGCAAGCTGCACCACGTCGACTTCGAGGGCGCCACCTTCTCCGTCAAAGGCCCGTCCACCGTGCCGCGGCCACCGCAGGGCCACCCCGTCCGCCTCGTCGACGCCACCGAGGGACAGGCCAGGCAGACCGCGGCCCGGTACGCCGACGTGGTGCTCGTCCGGGCGGTGAGCGCCGCGCAGGCGGGGGCCGTACGTGACGAACTGCGGGTCGCGGCAAAGGACCTGGGGCGTGACCCGGACGAGCTGCGGGTCCTCGCGAGCCTTGTCGTCGACCTCGGCGGCGGCGAGCACGCGGCCGAGCCGGGGCACGGGGGCGGTGGTCCCCGGCCGAGCGTGCACGGCCCGCTGTACCGGGGCGGGCCCGTCGACCTCGCCGAACTGATCACCACCTGGCACACGTCCGGCGTCGTCGACGGTTTCCATCTCGTCCCCGCCGAGCCGCGCCGTGACCTGGAGCGGCTCGTCAACGGAACGGTGGCGCTGCTCCAGCACCGGAGCCTGTTCCGCACCTTCTACCCGGGCCGCACGCTCCGGGAGCACCTGGGGCTGGCCCGGCCGGTCAACCAGTACGCCGGGCCGGTCGTGGCCGCCGGGGGCGCGTCATGA
- a CDS encoding DNA polymerase III subunit alpha: MRGFTHLHAVSGFSLRYGASHPEQLAERAVERGMDAVALTDRDTLGGAVRFAKAAGRAGVRPLFGVDLAVEAPPETAGRTERRRTPARGGAFVDESAQRVVFLARDGARGWSELCRLVSAAHVDTTGDRRPLLPWDALGGEHLTVLLGPGSDVGRALATGRPDRAAQLLAPWRERYEGAALRIEVVCHGRGGTGSGSLRLAARALGFAADQRITPVLSNAVRYADPGQGPVADVLDSARRLVPIDPRGERDCGERWLKPAADMARIAEQVAEAAGYGGNTARRLLEVTEETAAACRVDPEDDLGLGRVHFPEPELVGVHRSTPEQVLRSKCAAAMLLHRYDRDRHRWERLDDELRLIERLGYASYFLTVAQVVADTRELGIRVAARGSGAGSLVNHLLGIATADPVEHGLLMERFLSDRRTELPDIDIDVESARRLDVYRAVIDRFGTEQVATVSMPETYRVRHAVRDVGLALGLDPAEVDRLAKSFPHIRARDARAALRELPELRGIDPEAYGPHMWDLVEALDALPRGIAMHPCGVLLSDATLLRRTPVVPTSGEGFPMSQFDKEDVEDLGLLKLDVLGVRMQSAMAHAVTEIERTTGHRVDLDDAAQVPPDDPKTFQLIKSSQTLGCFQTESPGQRDLIARLQPETFHDLVVDISLFRPGPVAANMVDPFIKARHGRQAPRCPHPDLEPALRETYGVVVFHEQIIQILSVMTGCTLAFGDYTRRALSDADRVGRVRAWFAQEARGRGYEEEVVERTWEIVEAFGAYGFCKAHAVAFAVPSYQSAWLKAHHPAAFYAGLLTHDPGMYPKRLLLADARRRGVPILPLDVNASDVAYRIELVSGSEGGRSVCGVRLALCDVRGMSESEAARIVAGRPYSSLQDFASRARPSRPIAERLAQVGALDAFGRNRRDLLLHLAELHHSQRGSAQGQLTLGEADAAHRTVAPAGLPDLDDAERLGAELGVLGMDTSRHLMGDHRELLGELGAIPAKRLKDLPHGQVVLVAGAKGAVQTPPIRSGKRVIFTTLDDTTGLVDCAFFEDSHDTSAHTVFHSWLLLVRGVVQRRGGGSGKALSVTGFAAWDLTELAQLRREGGLSAVTERLTQADAPSGGAADSRSLRLETGYALHPWADLQPPGESVKQNRKLWHQSPGSAG; this comes from the coding sequence ATGCGCGGTTTTACGCATCTGCACGCCGTCTCCGGGTTCTCCCTGCGGTACGGCGCCTCGCACCCCGAGCAGCTTGCGGAGCGGGCCGTCGAGCGGGGGATGGACGCGGTCGCCCTGACTGACCGGGACACCCTCGGTGGGGCCGTCCGTTTCGCCAAGGCCGCAGGCCGGGCCGGTGTCCGACCCCTGTTCGGAGTGGATCTCGCGGTGGAGGCGCCTCCCGAAACGGCCGGACGTACGGAGCGGCGACGCACACCGGCCCGCGGTGGCGCCTTCGTCGACGAGTCGGCCCAGCGCGTGGTTTTCCTTGCCCGGGACGGGGCCCGCGGCTGGTCCGAGCTGTGCCGGCTGGTGAGTGCCGCGCACGTGGACACCACAGGAGACCGGCGCCCCCTGCTGCCCTGGGACGCCCTCGGCGGGGAACACCTCACGGTGCTGCTCGGCCCCGGCTCGGACGTCGGCCGCGCCCTGGCGACGGGGCGGCCGGACCGTGCCGCCCAGCTGCTCGCACCCTGGCGGGAGCGGTACGAGGGCGCGGCGCTGCGCATCGAGGTCGTCTGTCACGGCCGCGGTGGCACCGGTTCCGGTTCGCTGCGGCTCGCGGCCCGCGCTCTCGGCTTCGCCGCCGATCAGCGGATCACTCCCGTCCTGAGCAACGCCGTACGTTATGCCGACCCCGGCCAGGGCCCGGTCGCGGACGTTCTGGACTCCGCGCGCCGTCTGGTGCCGATCGATCCACGCGGCGAGCGGGACTGCGGCGAGCGGTGGCTCAAGCCCGCGGCGGACATGGCCCGTATCGCCGAACAGGTGGCCGAGGCCGCCGGGTACGGCGGGAACACCGCCCGGCGACTGCTCGAGGTCACCGAGGAGACCGCCGCCGCGTGCCGTGTCGATCCCGAGGACGATCTCGGGCTCGGACGCGTGCATTTTCCCGAGCCGGAACTCGTCGGCGTCCACCGGAGCACCCCTGAGCAGGTGCTGCGTTCGAAGTGCGCCGCCGCGATGCTGCTGCACCGCTACGACCGTGACCGCCACCGCTGGGAGCGCCTCGATGACGAACTGCGCCTGATCGAGAGACTGGGATACGCCTCGTACTTCCTCACCGTTGCCCAGGTCGTCGCCGACACCCGTGAACTCGGAATCCGGGTGGCCGCGCGCGGCTCCGGCGCGGGTTCCCTGGTCAACCATCTCCTCGGGATCGCCACCGCCGATCCGGTCGAGCACGGTCTGCTCATGGAACGCTTCCTGTCCGACCGGCGCACGGAACTGCCCGACATCGACATCGACGTCGAGTCCGCCCGCCGACTGGACGTCTACCGGGCGGTCATCGACCGCTTCGGTACGGAGCAAGTGGCCACCGTGTCCATGCCGGAGACCTATCGCGTACGGCACGCCGTACGCGATGTCGGTCTTGCCCTCGGTCTGGATCCGGCCGAGGTGGACCGGCTTGCAAAATCGTTTCCTCACATCAGGGCCCGAGACGCCCGAGCCGCCCTGCGGGAGTTGCCGGAACTGCGCGGTATCGACCCGGAGGCGTACGGCCCGCACATGTGGGACCTGGTCGAGGCCCTGGACGCGCTCCCGCGCGGCATCGCCATGCACCCGTGCGGTGTCCTGCTCTCCGACGCGACGCTGCTGCGCCGCACCCCGGTCGTGCCGACCAGCGGCGAGGGCTTCCCCATGTCCCAGTTCGACAAGGAGGACGTGGAGGACCTCGGGCTGCTCAAGCTCGACGTGCTCGGCGTACGCATGCAGTCCGCCATGGCGCACGCCGTCACCGAGATCGAGCGGACCACCGGGCACCGCGTCGACCTGGACGACGCCGCCCAGGTTCCGCCGGACGACCCGAAGACGTTCCAGCTGATCAAGTCCTCGCAGACGCTTGGCTGTTTCCAGACCGAGTCACCCGGTCAGCGCGACCTCATCGCCCGGTTGCAGCCCGAAACCTTCCATGACCTCGTCGTCGACATCTCGCTCTTCAGGCCAGGACCTGTCGCGGCCAACATGGTCGATCCGTTCATCAAGGCCAGACACGGGCGCCAGGCACCCCGCTGTCCGCACCCCGACCTGGAGCCCGCGCTGCGGGAGACGTACGGCGTGGTGGTCTTCCATGAGCAGATCATCCAGATTCTGTCGGTCATGACCGGCTGCACCCTGGCCTTCGGTGACTACACGCGGCGGGCGCTGTCGGACGCCGACCGGGTCGGACGAGTACGGGCATGGTTCGCGCAGGAGGCTCGCGGGCGGGGGTACGAGGAGGAGGTCGTCGAGCGGACCTGGGAGATCGTCGAGGCGTTCGGGGCGTACGGCTTCTGCAAGGCGCACGCGGTGGCCTTCGCGGTGCCCTCGTACCAGTCGGCGTGGCTGAAGGCTCATCATCCGGCCGCCTTCTACGCGGGGCTTCTCACGCACGACCCGGGGATGTATCCGAAGCGGCTGCTGCTCGCGGATGCCCGTCGGCGGGGCGTACCGATCCTGCCGCTCGATGTGAACGCGTCGGATGTCGCCTATCGAATCGAACTGGTGTCTGGTTCGGAGGGTGGTCGGTCCGTCTGCGGGGTCCGGCTCGCTCTTTGCGACGTGCGTGGGATGAGTGAGAGCGAGGCGGCGCGAATCGTCGCAGGGCGCCCCTACAGCTCGCTCCAGGACTTCGCTTCCAGGGCCCGGCCGTCCCGGCCCATCGCCGAACGCCTCGCCCAGGTGGGCGCGTTGGACGCCTTCGGCCGCAACCGCCGCGACCTGCTGTTGCATCTCGCTGAGCTGCATCACAGCCAACGGGGCTCTGCGCAAGGCCAGTTGACGTTGGGGGAGGCCGACGCGGCCCACCGTACGGTCGCCCCCGCCGGTCTGCCCGACCTGGACGACGCCGAGCGGCTCGGAGCCGAGCTCGGGGTGCTCGGCATGGACACCTCGCGTCATCTCATGGGCGATCACCGCGAGTTGCTGGGAGAGCTCGGGGCCATTCCCGCGAAGCGGCTGAAGGACCTGCCGCACGGACAGGTGGTGCTGGTCGCCGGTGCGAAAGGGGCCGTACAGACCCCGCCGATCCGCTCCGGCAAGCGGGTCATCTTCACGACACTCGACGACACGACCGGCCTGGTGGACTGCGCGTTCTTCGAGGACAGCCATGACACCAGCGCGCACACCGTCTTCCACTCCTGGCTGCTGCTCGTGCGCGGAGTGGTGCAGCGCCGTGGCGGAGGCAGCGGAAAGGCGCTGTCGGTGACCGGCTTCGCCGCCTGGGACCTCACCGAACTGGCCCAACTGCGCCGCGAAGGCGGCCTGTCGGCGGTCACGGAACGACTCACCCAGGCCGATGCACCATCGGGCGGAGCCGCGGACAGCCGCAGTCTCCGGCTGGAGACCGGCTACGCGCTGCATCCCTGGGCGGATCTGCAGCCGCCCGGCGAATCCGTCAAACAGAACCGCAAGCTGTGGCACCAGAGCCCCGGGAGCGCAGGATGA
- a CDS encoding slipin family protein, with the protein MVEELVTAGVAVASAGVLYVAAAARVVKQYERGVVFRLGRLSSNVRGPGFTVIVPFVDRIRKVNMQIVTMPVPAQEGITRDNVTVRVDAVVYFKVVDAAEAVVQVEDYRFAVSQMAQTSLRSIIGKSDLDDLLSNREKLNQGLELMIDSPAMGWGVQIDRVEIKDVSLPETMKRSMARQAEADRERRARVINADAELQASKKLAEAAGVMSEQPAALQLRLLQTVVAVAAEKNSTLVLPFPVELLRFLERAQQPAGPSAAPAAGQVAAASAAQSAASLVAPSAGPTQVARASQDGVQPEIAERSEHSERSEQSVREQLPSAESLLELNPERANSRQD; encoded by the coding sequence ATGGTCGAGGAGCTGGTGACGGCGGGAGTCGCTGTCGCGTCCGCCGGAGTGCTGTACGTGGCGGCTGCGGCGCGCGTCGTCAAACAGTACGAGCGGGGTGTGGTGTTCCGGCTCGGGCGGCTGTCGTCGAATGTGCGCGGGCCGGGGTTCACCGTGATCGTGCCTTTCGTCGACAGGATCCGCAAAGTCAATATGCAGATCGTGACGATGCCCGTGCCCGCGCAGGAGGGCATCACGCGGGACAACGTCACGGTCCGGGTGGACGCGGTCGTCTACTTCAAGGTCGTCGACGCGGCCGAGGCGGTCGTCCAGGTCGAGGACTACCGGTTCGCGGTCTCGCAGATGGCGCAGACCTCGCTGCGCTCGATCATCGGCAAGAGCGACCTGGACGATCTGCTGTCCAACCGCGAAAAGCTCAACCAGGGGCTGGAGTTGATGATCGACAGCCCGGCGATGGGCTGGGGCGTGCAGATCGACCGGGTCGAGATCAAGGACGTGTCCCTGCCGGAGACCATGAAGCGCTCGATGGCCCGGCAGGCCGAGGCCGACCGTGAACGCCGGGCGCGGGTCATCAACGCGGACGCCGAGCTGCAGGCCTCGAAGAAGCTCGCGGAGGCCGCCGGTGTGATGTCCGAGCAGCCCGCCGCACTCCAACTCCGGCTGCTCCAGACAGTGGTGGCGGTCGCGGCCGAGAAGAACTCGACACTCGTCCTGCCCTTCCCGGTGGAACTGCTCCGCTTCCTGGAACGGGCACAGCAGCCCGCCGGGCCGTCGGCCGCACCAGCGGCGGGGCAGGTGGCCGCGGCCTCGGCGGCGCAGTCGGCCGCGTCCTTGGTCGCGCCCTCGGCAGGGCCGACGCAGGTGGCGCGGGCGTCGCAGGACGGGGTACAGCCGGAGATCGCCGAGCGATCGGAGCACTCCGAGCGATCGGAGCAATCGGTGCGGGAGCAACTGCCGTCTGCCGAGTCCCTGTTGGAACTGAACCCCGAGAGGGCGAATTCAAGACAGGACTAG
- a CDS encoding DUF1684 domain-containing protein yields the protein MTGDGSEAWQERHERRIETASAPYGPLALVGTHWLEDFPDGRLPAITGRWTVDGDTVVPAAGAADGLTLDGEPFTGEIRLPADQGPAGEARVGLGERRLVVLVREGSWGVRDFDPDAETRTAFKGIEATSYDPRWSVSGRFTPYDGRRTVRVANADGRERGLGLGGELTFSLDGQEQTLRVTVDEDGTLWAVFADSTSGDGSYRFRFLRPVAPDVEGRTTVDFNRSLLPPGAFADHFVCPFPQPGNTLGVAIAAGERNLR from the coding sequence ATGACGGGGGACGGGTCCGAGGCGTGGCAGGAGCGGCACGAACGGCGCATCGAGACGGCGTCGGCGCCCTACGGGCCCCTCGCGCTCGTCGGTACACACTGGCTCGAAGACTTTCCGGACGGTCGACTTCCGGCCATCACCGGCCGATGGACGGTCGACGGCGACACTGTCGTGCCGGCCGCTGGTGCCGCGGACGGGCTGACGCTCGACGGCGAGCCCTTCACCGGGGAGATCCGGCTGCCCGCCGACCAGGGGCCGGCGGGCGAGGCCCGGGTCGGTCTGGGCGAGCGACGCCTGGTCGTACTGGTGCGCGAGGGCAGCTGGGGTGTGCGCGACTTCGACCCCGATGCGGAGACGCGCACCGCTTTCAAGGGCATCGAGGCGACTTCGTACGACCCGCGCTGGTCGGTGTCCGGCCGGTTCACGCCGTACGACGGGCGGCGCACCGTGCGGGTGGCGAACGCGGACGGGCGGGAGCGCGGGCTCGGGCTCGGCGGTGAACTGACGTTCTCGCTCGACGGGCAGGAGCAGACGCTGCGCGTGACCGTCGATGAGGACGGCACACTGTGGGCCGTCTTCGCCGACTCCACCAGCGGTGACGGCAGTTACCGCTTCCGCTTCCTGCGCCCGGTGGCCCCGGACGTCGAGGGGCGCACAACGGTGGACTTCAACCGGTCCCTGCTCCCACCGGGTGCGTTCGCCGACCACTTCGTCTGCCCCTTTCCCCAGCCGGGCAATACGCTGGGCGTCGCAATAGCCGCAGGAGAGCGCAACCTTCGCTAG
- a CDS encoding S1 family peptidase: protein MRIKRTTPRSGITRRTRLIAVSTGLVAAAAVAIPNATAADVTTFSTAQLSKASSSVLKADIPGTAWAVDAKTNRVVVTVDSTVSKAEIAKIKRQAGTTADALTIKKTPGKFSKLISGGDAIYASSWRCSLGFNVRSGSTYYFLTAGHCTDGAGNWWSNSGRTTLLGATSGSSFPTNDYGLVKYASSYPVSSISGTVGSVDITSAATPSVNTTVYRRGSTTGTHSGRVTALNATVNYGGGDVVYGMIQTTVCAEPGDSGGPLYSNSGIAYGLTSGGSGNCSSGGTTFFQPVTEALSAYGVSVF from the coding sequence GTGAGGATCAAGCGCACCACCCCCCGCAGTGGCATCACGAGACGGACCCGGCTGATCGCTGTCAGCACCGGACTCGTGGCCGCGGCCGCCGTCGCGATCCCCAATGCGACCGCCGCCGACGTCACCACCTTCAGCACCGCCCAGCTCTCCAAGGCGAGCAGCTCGGTTCTCAAGGCCGACATCCCAGGTACCGCCTGGGCCGTCGACGCCAAGACGAACCGCGTTGTCGTCACCGTCGACAGCACGGTCTCCAAGGCGGAGATCGCGAAGATCAAGCGGCAGGCGGGCACCACCGCCGACGCCCTCACCATCAAGAAGACCCCGGGCAAGTTCAGCAAACTGATCTCCGGCGGCGACGCAATCTATGCGAGTAGCTGGCGCTGCTCCCTGGGCTTCAACGTCCGCAGCGGTTCCACCTACTACTTCCTGACCGCCGGTCACTGCACCGACGGCGCGGGCAACTGGTGGTCCAACTCCGGTCGTACGACACTGCTCGGCGCGACCTCGGGCTCCAGCTTCCCGACGAACGACTACGGCCTCGTCAAGTACGCGAGCAGCTACCCCGTCAGCTCGATCTCGGGCACCGTCGGCAGCGTCGACATCACCAGCGCCGCCACCCCGTCGGTGAACACCACGGTCTACCGCCGCGGCTCCACCACCGGCACGCACAGCGGCCGGGTCACCGCGTTGAACGCGACCGTCAACTACGGCGGCGGCGATGTCGTCTACGGCATGATCCAGACCACGGTCTGCGCCGAGCCCGGCGACTCCGGCGGCCCGCTCTACTCCAACAGTGGCATCGCCTACGGTCTGACCTCGGGCGGCAGTGGCAACTGCTCCTCCGGTGGTACGACCTTCTTCCAGCCCGTCACGGAGGCCCTGAGCGCCTACGGCGTCAGCGTCTTCTAG
- a CDS encoding DNA polymerase Y family protein: MNILYIHFHDLRDEQLYSRLLALLAEYTPLVQALPPDAALADVSGSLRYFGTDATALAERIRARTGGLYGLRSTVGVAANPLLARMVAADGPPSTVRTLPDDIDTVTAFLAKKPTGALQGVGPATARTLSSYGLDSVGRIAAAPLGTLQRILGVTAGRNLHDAAHGLDPTPVIPSAPPRSMSVEHRFAQDELDRDRQRAALLALTDRLGLQLRGESQVACALTLTVRYADRSTTTRTRKLPEPTAHTRSLTALAYDLHDRLALQRARVRTVSLRAENLIAAEQAPRQLLFEPTDEKSRRIEAAADRARDRFGAEAVQPAGAATFHVA, translated from the coding sequence ATGAACATCCTCTACATCCACTTCCACGACCTGCGGGACGAGCAGCTCTACAGCCGTCTGCTCGCCCTGCTGGCCGAGTACACCCCGCTGGTGCAGGCCCTGCCGCCGGATGCCGCACTGGCCGACGTCTCCGGCAGCCTGCGCTACTTCGGCACGGACGCCACGGCACTCGCCGAGCGCATCCGAGCGCGCACCGGCGGGCTGTACGGGCTCCGCTCGACGGTCGGTGTCGCCGCGAACCCGCTTCTTGCCCGTATGGTCGCGGCCGACGGCCCGCCCTCGACGGTCCGCACCCTGCCCGACGACATCGACACGGTCACCGCCTTCCTCGCGAAGAAACCCACCGGCGCCCTGCAAGGCGTGGGACCGGCGACCGCCCGCACCCTGTCCTCGTACGGCCTGGACAGCGTCGGCAGGATCGCGGCCGCACCACTCGGCACACTGCAGCGCATCCTGGGCGTCACCGCCGGCCGCAACCTTCACGACGCGGCCCACGGCCTCGACCCGACACCAGTGATCCCTTCGGCCCCGCCCCGCTCGATGAGCGTCGAACACCGCTTTGCTCAGGACGAGTTGGACCGGGACCGGCAGCGCGCCGCCCTGCTCGCGCTCACCGACCGCCTCGGCCTACAGTTGCGTGGCGAATCCCAGGTGGCCTGCGCCCTCACTCTCACCGTCCGCTACGCGGACCGCTCGACGACGACGCGCACCCGCAAGCTACCCGAACCCACCGCTCACACACGCTCCCTGACGGCACTCGCCTACGACCTCCATGACCGACTCGCTCTTCAACGCGCCCGTGTCCGCACTGTCTCCCTGCGGGCGGAGAACCTGATCGCCGCCGAACAAGCTCCCCGCCAACTGCTCTTCGAGCCGACCGACGAGAAATCCCGCCGCATCGAGGCCGCCGCCGATCGCGCCCGGGACCGGTTCGGTGCGGAGGCGGTGCAGCCGGCAGGAGCGGCGACGTTCCATGTCGCATGA
- a CDS encoding NtaA/DmoA family FMN-dependent monooxygenase (This protein belongs to a clade of FMN-dependent monooxygenases, within a broader family of flavin-dependent oxidoreductases, the luciferase-like monooxygenase (LMM) family, some of whose members use coenzyme F420 rather than FMN.) — protein MTVRAPGRGQMHLAACLPGVGGAAVGAGPRAGAPVDFSSFERLARTAERGLLDFLLVAEGPLGEHLGGVHGPDEAGRPEPVTVLEALAAVTERTGLAATADAAFDEPYGLARRFATLDHLSGGRAAWHMVTSADASTGENLRRGGCLDPAERYPRAAELLDVARELWDSWTPDGVSRHFAHRGRHFDIAGEFGVPRSPQGHPVVIQAGDSEQEREFAASAADVVLARHRSLEAGRAFHADVKGRLARYGRAPGDLKIMPGVTVVLGDTAAEARERAAVIGRQQVSPQHAILALEQVWGTDLSSYDPDGPLPDFDPVPASAPAQGQLRTADPVKAAERWRALSRAGGLSIRQTVIEASGRDSLVGTPQSVADVLDAFVREGAADGFVLVPHPVPGGLDEFVDRVVPLLQERGAFRTRYAGTTLRSHLGLGEPVWTG, from the coding sequence ATGACCGTACGGGCGCCGGGGCGTGGGCAGATGCACCTCGCCGCGTGTCTCCCGGGCGTCGGCGGCGCCGCCGTGGGGGCCGGTCCGAGAGCGGGGGCGCCGGTCGACTTCTCCTCCTTCGAGCGGCTCGCCCGGACCGCAGAGCGCGGGCTGCTCGACTTCCTCCTGGTCGCGGAGGGGCCGCTGGGGGAACACCTGGGGGGTGTCCATGGCCCGGACGAGGCCGGGCGGCCCGAACCGGTCACCGTCCTGGAGGCGCTCGCCGCCGTCACCGAGCGGACCGGGCTCGCCGCCACGGCCGACGCGGCCTTCGACGAACCGTACGGACTGGCCCGTAGATTCGCCACGCTGGACCATCTCAGCGGTGGCCGGGCCGCCTGGCACATGGTGACCTCCGCCGACGCCTCCACCGGCGAGAACCTCCGGCGCGGCGGCTGCCTCGACCCGGCCGAGCGGTACCCGCGTGCGGCCGAACTCCTCGACGTGGCACGCGAGTTGTGGGACTCCTGGACACCGGACGGGGTGTCCCGGCACTTCGCCCATCGGGGCCGGCACTTCGACATCGCGGGCGAGTTCGGCGTACCGCGCTCACCGCAGGGGCATCCGGTGGTGATCCAGGCGGGGGACTCGGAGCAGGAGCGGGAGTTCGCCGCTTCGGCCGCCGACGTGGTCCTCGCGCGACACCGGAGCCTGGAAGCCGGGCGCGCCTTCCACGCCGACGTCAAGGGGCGGCTCGCGAGGTACGGGCGGGCGCCGGGAGACCTGAAGATCATGCCCGGGGTGACCGTCGTGCTCGGGGACACCGCCGCCGAGGCGCGGGAGAGGGCGGCCGTGATCGGCCGGCAGCAGGTCTCGCCGCAGCACGCCATCCTCGCCCTGGAGCAGGTCTGGGGCACCGATCTCTCCTCCTACGACCCCGACGGTCCGCTGCCCGACTTCGACCCGGTGCCGGCGTCCGCCCCGGCCCAGGGGCAGCTCAGGACCGCCGATCCGGTGAAGGCGGCCGAACGGTGGCGGGCCCTGTCCCGGGCCGGGGGGCTGTCGATCCGGCAGACCGTCATCGAGGCGAGCGGCCGGGACTCCCTCGTCGGGACACCGCAGTCGGTCGCCGACGTGCTCGACGCGTTCGTACGGGAGGGCGCGGCCGACGGCTTCGTTCTTGTCCCGCACCCCGTCCCGGGCGGTCTGGACGAGTTCGTGGACCGGGTCGTGCCGCTGCTCCAGGAACGTGGCGCGTTCCGTACGCGATATGCGGGGACCACACTGCGCTCGCACCTCGGGCTGGGCGAACCCGTATGGACGGGCTGA